TTTTACTCGCTCTCCTGGCCGGGACCAAACCGAACAGATGTCGGCTCCGTCACGGACAGAGCCGATGAGACAAACGGTCTCGAAGACCGGAAAAATTTGTCGGATGCCCAAGCTCTCGACTCTCGCAGGGGCCTTCGGCTCCGCTCGTGCCTGGTTTCCGCCTCACGGAAGCAGGCCGACATCTTGGCGCCGATCCCGAGTCACATCCAAGGAGGCATTAGGAAGAGCCGGGCACGCTGCGAAAATCTTCGACCGATGACGGAGGAACGCGGGCGACCAGGAGGTTCTCCTCCACATGTTCGACGCGACTCATCCCGACGAGAGCCGTCGTGATTCCCGGGGTGGACCGCACGAACTGAAGCGCCCGCTGAGCATCGCTGCGAAGTCCGGGAAATGCGCTGCGGAGGGATTCGGGCAAGCCCCGGGCCAGCCGGCTCTGCAGCAGCGAGGCGCTGGCCATCACCGTCATGCCGAGATGAAGCGCCGCTTCCAGAAGCGAAACCGAGTGACCGTTCACCGTCTGCGTCGGCACGGTCAGCGCCTCCACCATCGCCAGATTATAGGGCGCCTGGATCACGCGAAAATGATGGTCCGGACCGCCGACTTCGCGAGCCAGTGCGACGAGTTCCGACAGCGATAGATGATCGGGCGCGTCCTCGGGCACGCGATACCCGTTCCAGGTCGCCGTCCCGTAGAGACGAATCTTCCCTTCGGCCACTTTGCTTTCAAGCATCTCGAAGGCGGCCCGGATGCGTCTTCGGAATTCATCCCGACTCACCTCGTTGAGTTGCTCTTCGGGATTGTGCAGGTAGTAAATGTCAATCGTGGCCAGCCGCAAATTCTTCAAACTCGTCTCCAGTTGGTTCTCCAGATACCGCGGCGCGAGACAGTGGCTCCCCCGACCGACCAGTTCCGTGGGGGCGATGATGCCCGGACGGATGAACGTTTCGATGATGTAGCGGCTCCATTCGTGAGGTGTTTGGGGCGGCTCCGTGTCAAACGGGATGTATCCCCCTTTGGTGGCGATGATGATCTCGTCCCGCGAGACGATGCCCTGCCGAAAAGCCTCTTCCAGAGCCCGACCAATCGCTCGCTCGCTGCGCTGGAACCGATAGTTGATAGCCGTGTCAATGACGTTGCAGCCGCGCTCAAACGCACGGTGAATGGCCGCCTGGTAGGATAGGTCCGTCGCGTCATCCCAGTGGCCGAGATACGTTCCCAGGCCGATGGACGACAGCCACAGTCCCTGAGCCAGACGAAAGTGTTCGGGCGCGACCCGGTCGAGAAATCGTTGACGATACCGAGCCGTCCCGTCGGGCGTCGCGGATGATGCTTGTGTCATGGACGCATGCTCCTTCGATGTTTTGCCCCCCTCTCCTCTGAAGCTGTTGAGATGAGACAAGCAGGAGGCAAGGAGGGAGACTTCAAAGTACCAGATGAGCGTGAGATTGAAAAGCCCGCTGCCGGTGTTTCACAAATCGCGCTCCGAGAATTTGATCGGGATTGTGGCGGTCTACAGCCAAAGCATGACGCTGCCACAACCGGCCGAGTTGCTGCCGGTGATCCGCCACCAAATCTATGGCTGACTTCGGCATCACCCTCCTGGCCGTGTGCTCCGTTTACCGAAGATGAACCTTCGTTGTTGACGAGCGATGCTCCCAATTGCGCGCTGATGGAATCAGTCCAGCGGCAACGCTTCCGGGTAAAAAGTTGCGGACTCGATCTGCAAACCACGCGGCTCATTCCGGGCGACTCTCTATCGGTAACGAACACGATCAAGGAGCGTTCGGAGTTCCTCAATATGCGCTCCACTCTGGGCGATTCTTTATCGGCAATGAACCTGCTCCCCATCAAAGAGGGGACGGCGGGCGAGGCGAAGATGATTGACGCGAATCCACGCTGCGACATCAAGCATTCCAGCAACTGTCAATCCCGCATTGACTGCCGAGATGTGAAGGACAACGACGAAGATCTCACCTACGCTCCGCGATTGAGCCCCGTCAGCAGAATCTTCTCTCCGGCGGTACCAAGGACCAATGGTTTGGTCAAGTCACTTCTGGCTTGCTCCCTCAGAAAACGTCTGCTACGATTAGCCAACCGAAGAGGTAAACTGTGGTGGGTATGAAATCCGATCATACTGCCTGTGAGCAAGCGTGCCAGCCAGCGAGGAAGTAAGCAATGGTGACTAAGAAATCTCGCCCCCAGCGAGCCACCTTAACCCGTGGAGCCCACCTGGGCTACGATATCCGTTCGCAAGCGCCGGACGGCACCATCCGCTACATCGAGGTCAAAGCCCGTGCTATCACGGGTGCCATCGTGTTGATGCGTAACGAATGGCTCATGGCGCTGCGGCTCGGCGAGGAATACTGGCTTTACATCATCAGGAAGGCTGCCACCGACCCGAAGCTTTACATCATCCCGAACCAGACCGCCAACCTCCAGCCGGAGGAGGTGGCGGAAGTGGTGCGATACGTGATGCAGAGGGGTTAGCCGATGAATGCATCGCTCTCTGATCTCAAGGAGTGGAAACTCAAAGCCCTGACAGACATCTGGACCGGGGATGCCGAGCGCAGAGGCGACCGCCTCATACCCACCGGGCTGCTCGGCTCGATTCGCTGGTGGTTCGAGGTGTTAGTTCGGGGCCTGGGCGGCAAGGCCTGCGACCCTTCGGATTCTCACAATCGTTGCCCCCAGGATTCTCGCAAGAAGCCGACCGATCCAGGGCACCACTGCGTCGTCTGCGAACTCTTCGGCTGCACAGGATGGGCTCGCAAGTTCCGTCTGATGGTTCTGGATAGCCAGGGCCAGGTTATTCAGGGTCAGATCAAGGCAAACACTGAATTCACACTCCGGTTCGTTGCCCTGCGAACCATCCGTGAGGAGGAATGGTGCCTTCTGGATCTCACCATGCGTCTCCTTGCCGACTACGGCGCCATTGGAGGGAAGACGGTGTTGAAGCCATCAAATGAGCAAGGTCGGCAGAACGCTTTTCATCATAGGGATTTCGGGCTTATCCAGTATCTATCAGCGCCGGATGGATGGAGTTG
The sequence above is a segment of the Blastocatellia bacterium genome. Coding sequences within it:
- a CDS encoding aldo/keto reductase, with product MTQASSATPDGTARYRQRFLDRVAPEHFRLAQGLWLSSIGLGTYLGHWDDATDLSYQAAIHRAFERGCNVIDTAINYRFQRSERAIGRALEEAFRQGIVSRDEIIIATKGGYIPFDTEPPQTPHEWSRYIIETFIRPGIIAPTELVGRGSHCLAPRYLENQLETSLKNLRLATIDIYYLHNPEEQLNEVSRDEFRRRIRAAFEMLESKVAEGKIRLYGTATWNGYRVPEDAPDHLSLSELVALAREVGGPDHHFRVIQAPYNLAMVEALTVPTQTVNGHSVSLLEAALHLGMTVMASASLLQSRLARGLPESLRSAFPGLRSDAQRALQFVRSTPGITTALVGMSRVEHVEENLLVARVPPSSVEDFRSVPGSS
- a CDS encoding DUF3883 domain-containing protein — encoded protein: MVTKKSRPQRATLTRGAHLGYDIRSQAPDGTIRYIEVKARAITGAIVLMRNEWLMALRLGEEYWLYIIRKAATDPKLYIIPNQTANLQPEEVAEVVRYVMQRG
- the cmr1 gene encoding type III-B CRISPR module RAMP protein Cmr1: MNASLSDLKEWKLKALTDIWTGDAERRGDRLIPTGLLGSIRWWFEVLVRGLGGKACDPSDSHNRCPQDSRKKPTDPGHHCVVCELFGCTGWARKFRLMVLDSQGQVIQGQIKANTEFTLRFVALRTIREEEWCLLDLTMRLLADYGAIGGKTVLKPSNEQGRQNAFHHRDFGLIQYLSAPDGWSCARSQSELTAYVCDTQWRKPPDTSGPQGQTHDFSWASLQNFWCVKGRYLARQYAVESTFNQVIGRKERKKQAQQLESDTPVNRWLAGRQQESKKVFSFKAGGRRTFGFVKPGTVEFDEIKQRLRNVWSGFNPDSEFKEGDNILSELFRLRQSSEGGAP